A genomic stretch from Festucalex cinctus isolate MCC-2025b chromosome 13, RoL_Fcin_1.0, whole genome shotgun sequence includes:
- the taok1a gene encoding serine/threonine-protein kinase TAO1 isoform X1 encodes MPNSSRTGSLKDPEIAELFFKEDPEKLFSDLREIGHGSFGAVYFAQDVRTSEVVAIKKMSYSGKQSSEKWQDIIKEVKFLQRIQHPNSIEYKGCYLREHTAWLVMEYCLGSASDLLEVHKKPLQEVEIAAITHGALQGLAYLHSHNMIHRDIKAGNILLTEPGQVKLADFGSASIACPANSFVGTPYWMAPEVILAMDEGQYDGKVDIWSLGITCIELAERKPPLFNMNAMSALYHIAQNESPVLQSSEWTDYFRNFVDSCLQKCPQDRPTSEELLKHAFVQRERPESVLIDLINRTKDAVRELDNLQYRKMKKILFHEAHNGPTTEVPDEEEEPEHSVGRTGTVNSVGSNQSIPSMSISASSQSSSVNSLTDVGGDDKNEVDMEGDHTVMSNSSVIHVKPEKGAHNKDSEPHVRSTEPQSQPANAPRPKRNREHFATIRTASVLTRQIKEHEQDSELREQILGYKRMRRQHQKQLMALENKLKAEMDEHRLRLDKELENQRNSFAQEMEKLIKKHQVSMEKDTKTFSNDEKKFHQHIQSQQKKELNSFLESQKREYKLRKEQLKEELNENQSTPKKEKQEWLSKQKENFQHFQAEEEANLQRRQRQYLELESRRFKRRILIARHNIEQDLVREELNKRQTQKDLEHAMLLRHHESMQELEFRQLNTIQRTRAELIRLQHQTELTNQQEYNKRRERELRRKHVMEVRQQPKSLKSKELQIKKQFQDTCKIQTRQYKALRNHLLDTTPKSEHKAVLKRLKQEQHRKLAILAEQYDHSINEMLSTQALRLDETQESQCQGLRMQLQQELELLNAYQSKIKMQTDAHHERERKDLEQRVSLRRALLEQKIEEEMMSLQNERLERIRSLLERQAREVEAFDSESMRLGFSNMVLSNVSPEALGHSFPGSPASWGVHLQQPPQQPSPSSGSFHGSHWSGGSVGAAGSSRQGSHRYHASPGGPQSWAQGGGAPQPWGHPSAASLVSQNSAQVMGRTPPGGHGEQGMSRSTSVTSQISNGSHLSYT; translated from the exons ATGCCCAACAGCAGTCGGACGGGGAGCCTAAAGGACCCCGAAATCGCGGAGCTCTTCTTCAAAGAAGACCCGGAGAAGCTCTTCTCGGACCTGCGCGAGATCGGACATGGCAGCTTCGGGGCCGTCTATTTT GCACAGGATGTGCGAACAAGTGAGGTGGTGGCAATCAAGAAGATGTCCTACAGTGGAAAGCAGTCCAGTGAG AAATGGCAAGACATAATCAAGGAGGTGAAATTCCTGCAGAGAATACAACACCCAAACAGCATAGAGTACAAAGGATGCTACCTGCGAGAGCACACGGCTTGG TTGGTGATGGAGTATTGTCTAGGCTCTGCTTCAGATCTGTTAGAGG TGCACAAGAAACCTCTACAAGAGGTTGAAATTGCTGCAATTACCCATGGTGCTCTTCAAGGTTTGGCCTATCTTCACTCCCACAACATGATTCACCG AGATATCAAGGCAGGAAACATCTTGCTGACAGAGCCAGGCCAGGTGAAACTCGCTGATTTCGGCTCGGCCTCCATCGCCTGCCCTGCCAACTCCTTTGTTGGGACGCCATATTG GATGGCCCCAGAGGTGATACTGGCTATGGATGAGGGCCAGTATGATGGCAAGGTGGACATCTGGTCTTTGGGAATAACCTGCATTGAATTGG CTGAGAGGAAGCCTCCACTGTTCAATATGAACGCAATGAGTGCCTTATATCACATAGCACAGAATGAGAGCCCAGTGCTGCAGTCCAGTGAATG GACGGATTATTTCAGAAACTTTGTAGATTCTTGCCTTCAGAAATGTCCCCAAGATAGGCCAACCTCTGAGGAGCTCTTAAAG CATGCGTTTGTCCAGCGTGAACGGCCCGAATCAGTTCTGATAGACCTAATAAATCGGACAAAGGATGCAGTGCGAGAGCTGGACAATTTGCAGTATCGCAAAATGAAGAAGATCTTGTTTCACGAAGCTCACAACGGTCCCACCACTGAAGTTCCGGACGAGGAGGAG GAGCCAGAACACAGCGTGGGCAGAACGGGAACAGTAAACAGTGTGGGGAGCAACCAGTCCATTCCTAGTATGTCCATCAGCGCCAGCTCCCAAAGCAGCTCTGTCAACAGCCTGACGGATGTTGGTGGCGATGACAAAAACGAGGTGGACATGGAGGGGGACCACACTGTCATGTCCAACAGCTCCGTCATACATGTCAAACCG GAGAAAGGTGCACACAACAAAGATTCAGAACCCCATGTTCGGTCAACTGAGCCTCAGTCACAGCCCGCCAACGCCCCGCGGCCGAAACGGAACCGTGAACACTTTGCGACAATACGCACAGCCTCAGTG CTCACTCGGCAGATTAAGGAGCATGAGCAGGACTCTGAATTAAGGGAGCAGATCTTGGGGTACAAACGCATGCGGCGGCAGCACCAGAAACAGCTGATGGCCCTCGAGAACAAGCTTAAGGCGGAGATGGACGAGCACCGCCTCCGCTTGGATAAGGAGTTGGAGAACCAGAGGAACAGCTTTGCACAAGAGATGGAGAAGCTGATCAAGAAGCACCAAGTGTCCATGGAGAAGgat ACAAAAACGTTCAGCAACGACGAGAAGAAATTCCATCAACACATCCAGAGCCAGCAAAAGAAGGAACTCAACAGCTTCCTCGAATCACAGAAGCGGGAGTACAAACTGCGCAAGGAACAACTGAAAGAG GAACTGAATGAAAACCAGTCAACACCCAAGAAGGAAAAACAGGAATGGTTATCCAAGCAAAAGGAAAACTTCCAGCACTTCCAAGCCGAAGAAGAGGCAAACCTGCAGCGCAGACAAAGGCAGTATCTGGAGTTGGAGTCTCGTAGGTTCAAACGGAGGATCTTGATCGCTCGCCACAACATCGAGCAGGATTTAGTGCGCGAG GAGCTGAACAAACGTCAGACCCAGAAGGACCTGGAACACGCCATGCTCCTGCGGCACCACGAATCCATGCAAGAGCTGGAGTTCCGCCAGCTCAACACCATCCAGAGAACGCGGGCCGAGCTCATCCGACTGCAGCACCAGACGGAGCTCACCAACCAGCAGGAGTACAACAAGAGGCGGGAGAGGGAGCTGAGACGTAAGCACGTTATGGAGGTTCGCCAGCAACCCAAGAGCCTCAAG TCCAAAGAGCTACAGATCAAGAAGCAATTCCAGGACACCTGCAAGATCCAGACCCGGCAGTACAAGGCGCTGAGGAATCACCTGCTGGACACCACACCAAAGTCGGAGCACAAGGCTGTGCTCAAGCGCCTGAAACAGGAGCAGCACCGCAAACTGGCCATCTTGGCCGAGCAGTACGACCACTCCATCAACGAGATGCTGTCCACTCAAGCG CTTCGTCTGGATGAGACCCAGGAGTCCCAGTGCCAGGGCCTTAGAATGCAGCTTCAGCAGGAGCTGGAGCTTCTGAACGCCTATCAGAGCAAGATCAAGATGCAGACGGATGCACATCACGAGCGCGAGAGGAAAGATCTGGAACAGAGGGTGTCGCTACGCAGAGCGTTGCTGGAACAAAAG ATCGAGGAGGAGATGATGTCCCTGCAGAACGAGCGCTTGGAGCGAATCCGCAGCCTGCTGGAGCGCCAAGCGCGAGAGGTGGAGGCGTTCGATTCGGAGAGCATGCGCCTGGGCTTCAGCAACATGGTGCTATCCAACGTCTCCCCAGAGGCCCTCGGCCACAGCTTTCCCGGATCGCCGGCAAGTTGGGGCGTCCATCTTCAGCAGCCGCCGCAGCAGCCGTCTCCATCGTCGGGGAGCTTTCACGGGTCACACTGGAGCGGCGGCAGCGTGGGCGCGGCGGGGTCGAGCCGCCAAGGCAGCCATCGCTATCATGCCAGTCCCGGCGGGCCGCAAAGCTGGGCTCAAGGAGGCGGGGCTCCGCAGCCGTGGGGCCACCCGTCAGCCGCGTCCCTCGTCTCGCAGAATAGCGCTCAGGTCATGGGGAGGACACCGCCCGGAGGCCACGGCGAGCAGGGCATGAGCAGGAGTACCAGCGTCACCTCGCAAATATCCAACGGGTCGCACCTGTCCTACACATAA
- the taok1a gene encoding serine/threonine-protein kinase TAO1 isoform X2, with protein MPNSSRTGSLKDPEIAELFFKEDPEKLFSDLREIGHGSFGAVYFAQDVRTSEVVAIKKMSYSGKQSSEKWQDIIKEVKFLQRIQHPNSIEYKGCYLREHTAWLVMEYCLGSASDLLEVHKKPLQEVEIAAITHGALQGLAYLHSHNMIHRDIKAGNILLTEPGQVKLADFGSASIACPANSFVGTPYWMAPEVILAMDEGQYDGKVDIWSLGITCIELAERKPPLFNMNAMSALYHIAQNESPVLQSSEWTDYFRNFVDSCLQKCPQDRPTSEELLKHAFVQRERPESVLIDLINRTKDAVRELDNLQYRKMKKILFHEAHNGPTTEVPDEEEEPEHSVGRTGTVNSVGSNQSIPSMSISASSQSSSVNSLTDVGGDDKNEVDMEGDHTVMSNSSVIHVKPKGAHNKDSEPHVRSTEPQSQPANAPRPKRNREHFATIRTASVLTRQIKEHEQDSELREQILGYKRMRRQHQKQLMALENKLKAEMDEHRLRLDKELENQRNSFAQEMEKLIKKHQVSMEKDTKTFSNDEKKFHQHIQSQQKKELNSFLESQKREYKLRKEQLKEELNENQSTPKKEKQEWLSKQKENFQHFQAEEEANLQRRQRQYLELESRRFKRRILIARHNIEQDLVREELNKRQTQKDLEHAMLLRHHESMQELEFRQLNTIQRTRAELIRLQHQTELTNQQEYNKRRERELRRKHVMEVRQQPKSLKSKELQIKKQFQDTCKIQTRQYKALRNHLLDTTPKSEHKAVLKRLKQEQHRKLAILAEQYDHSINEMLSTQALRLDETQESQCQGLRMQLQQELELLNAYQSKIKMQTDAHHERERKDLEQRVSLRRALLEQKIEEEMMSLQNERLERIRSLLERQAREVEAFDSESMRLGFSNMVLSNVSPEALGHSFPGSPASWGVHLQQPPQQPSPSSGSFHGSHWSGGSVGAAGSSRQGSHRYHASPGGPQSWAQGGGAPQPWGHPSAASLVSQNSAQVMGRTPPGGHGEQGMSRSTSVTSQISNGSHLSYT; from the exons ATGCCCAACAGCAGTCGGACGGGGAGCCTAAAGGACCCCGAAATCGCGGAGCTCTTCTTCAAAGAAGACCCGGAGAAGCTCTTCTCGGACCTGCGCGAGATCGGACATGGCAGCTTCGGGGCCGTCTATTTT GCACAGGATGTGCGAACAAGTGAGGTGGTGGCAATCAAGAAGATGTCCTACAGTGGAAAGCAGTCCAGTGAG AAATGGCAAGACATAATCAAGGAGGTGAAATTCCTGCAGAGAATACAACACCCAAACAGCATAGAGTACAAAGGATGCTACCTGCGAGAGCACACGGCTTGG TTGGTGATGGAGTATTGTCTAGGCTCTGCTTCAGATCTGTTAGAGG TGCACAAGAAACCTCTACAAGAGGTTGAAATTGCTGCAATTACCCATGGTGCTCTTCAAGGTTTGGCCTATCTTCACTCCCACAACATGATTCACCG AGATATCAAGGCAGGAAACATCTTGCTGACAGAGCCAGGCCAGGTGAAACTCGCTGATTTCGGCTCGGCCTCCATCGCCTGCCCTGCCAACTCCTTTGTTGGGACGCCATATTG GATGGCCCCAGAGGTGATACTGGCTATGGATGAGGGCCAGTATGATGGCAAGGTGGACATCTGGTCTTTGGGAATAACCTGCATTGAATTGG CTGAGAGGAAGCCTCCACTGTTCAATATGAACGCAATGAGTGCCTTATATCACATAGCACAGAATGAGAGCCCAGTGCTGCAGTCCAGTGAATG GACGGATTATTTCAGAAACTTTGTAGATTCTTGCCTTCAGAAATGTCCCCAAGATAGGCCAACCTCTGAGGAGCTCTTAAAG CATGCGTTTGTCCAGCGTGAACGGCCCGAATCAGTTCTGATAGACCTAATAAATCGGACAAAGGATGCAGTGCGAGAGCTGGACAATTTGCAGTATCGCAAAATGAAGAAGATCTTGTTTCACGAAGCTCACAACGGTCCCACCACTGAAGTTCCGGACGAGGAGGAG GAGCCAGAACACAGCGTGGGCAGAACGGGAACAGTAAACAGTGTGGGGAGCAACCAGTCCATTCCTAGTATGTCCATCAGCGCCAGCTCCCAAAGCAGCTCTGTCAACAGCCTGACGGATGTTGGTGGCGATGACAAAAACGAGGTGGACATGGAGGGGGACCACACTGTCATGTCCAACAGCTCCGTCATACATGTCAAACCG AAAGGTGCACACAACAAAGATTCAGAACCCCATGTTCGGTCAACTGAGCCTCAGTCACAGCCCGCCAACGCCCCGCGGCCGAAACGGAACCGTGAACACTTTGCGACAATACGCACAGCCTCAGTG CTCACTCGGCAGATTAAGGAGCATGAGCAGGACTCTGAATTAAGGGAGCAGATCTTGGGGTACAAACGCATGCGGCGGCAGCACCAGAAACAGCTGATGGCCCTCGAGAACAAGCTTAAGGCGGAGATGGACGAGCACCGCCTCCGCTTGGATAAGGAGTTGGAGAACCAGAGGAACAGCTTTGCACAAGAGATGGAGAAGCTGATCAAGAAGCACCAAGTGTCCATGGAGAAGgat ACAAAAACGTTCAGCAACGACGAGAAGAAATTCCATCAACACATCCAGAGCCAGCAAAAGAAGGAACTCAACAGCTTCCTCGAATCACAGAAGCGGGAGTACAAACTGCGCAAGGAACAACTGAAAGAG GAACTGAATGAAAACCAGTCAACACCCAAGAAGGAAAAACAGGAATGGTTATCCAAGCAAAAGGAAAACTTCCAGCACTTCCAAGCCGAAGAAGAGGCAAACCTGCAGCGCAGACAAAGGCAGTATCTGGAGTTGGAGTCTCGTAGGTTCAAACGGAGGATCTTGATCGCTCGCCACAACATCGAGCAGGATTTAGTGCGCGAG GAGCTGAACAAACGTCAGACCCAGAAGGACCTGGAACACGCCATGCTCCTGCGGCACCACGAATCCATGCAAGAGCTGGAGTTCCGCCAGCTCAACACCATCCAGAGAACGCGGGCCGAGCTCATCCGACTGCAGCACCAGACGGAGCTCACCAACCAGCAGGAGTACAACAAGAGGCGGGAGAGGGAGCTGAGACGTAAGCACGTTATGGAGGTTCGCCAGCAACCCAAGAGCCTCAAG TCCAAAGAGCTACAGATCAAGAAGCAATTCCAGGACACCTGCAAGATCCAGACCCGGCAGTACAAGGCGCTGAGGAATCACCTGCTGGACACCACACCAAAGTCGGAGCACAAGGCTGTGCTCAAGCGCCTGAAACAGGAGCAGCACCGCAAACTGGCCATCTTGGCCGAGCAGTACGACCACTCCATCAACGAGATGCTGTCCACTCAAGCG CTTCGTCTGGATGAGACCCAGGAGTCCCAGTGCCAGGGCCTTAGAATGCAGCTTCAGCAGGAGCTGGAGCTTCTGAACGCCTATCAGAGCAAGATCAAGATGCAGACGGATGCACATCACGAGCGCGAGAGGAAAGATCTGGAACAGAGGGTGTCGCTACGCAGAGCGTTGCTGGAACAAAAG ATCGAGGAGGAGATGATGTCCCTGCAGAACGAGCGCTTGGAGCGAATCCGCAGCCTGCTGGAGCGCCAAGCGCGAGAGGTGGAGGCGTTCGATTCGGAGAGCATGCGCCTGGGCTTCAGCAACATGGTGCTATCCAACGTCTCCCCAGAGGCCCTCGGCCACAGCTTTCCCGGATCGCCGGCAAGTTGGGGCGTCCATCTTCAGCAGCCGCCGCAGCAGCCGTCTCCATCGTCGGGGAGCTTTCACGGGTCACACTGGAGCGGCGGCAGCGTGGGCGCGGCGGGGTCGAGCCGCCAAGGCAGCCATCGCTATCATGCCAGTCCCGGCGGGCCGCAAAGCTGGGCTCAAGGAGGCGGGGCTCCGCAGCCGTGGGGCCACCCGTCAGCCGCGTCCCTCGTCTCGCAGAATAGCGCTCAGGTCATGGGGAGGACACCGCCCGGAGGCCACGGCGAGCAGGGCATGAGCAGGAGTACCAGCGTCACCTCGCAAATATCCAACGGGTCGCACCTGTCCTACACATAA
- the paf1 gene encoding RNA polymerase II-associated factor 1 homolog has product MAPTIQTQAQREDGHSRPSSHRTVPERSGVVCRVKYCNSLPDIPFDPKFITYPFDQHRFVQYKATSLEKQHKHELLTEPDLGVTIDLINPDTYRIDPNIHLDPADEKLLEEDIQAPSSSKRSQQHAKVVPWMRKTEYISTEFNRYGVSNEKVEVKIGVSVKQQFTEEEIYKDRDSQISAIEKTFEDAQKPIVQHYSKPRVTPVEVLPAFPDFKMWINPCAQVIFDSDPAPKDMSALAGVEMMSQAMIRGMMDEEGNQFVAYFLPNEDTLRKRKRDFEEGLDYMPEDLYDYKIAREYNWNVKNKASKGYEENYFFIFRDGDGVYYNELETRVRLSKRRAKAGAQSTTNAVLVCKHRDMNEKELEAQEARKAQLENHEPEDEEEDMDMDKDSGDEKERGSGSEAENSASDSDRDDDDEERARRAPDDDEEDEDRDRAKISKDRRRRSSGGSESGEDRAREMRDEEEIFGSDDDDDSDNEPKRRSSGDEGSDDDEGGERGGGGGGNRSRSASPVPSERSSERSEAPAQSGSGSDRVSDSSDASDSE; this is encoded by the exons ATGGCGCCGACGATCCAGACGCAAGCACAGCGCGAGGACGGACACAG TCGGCCATCATCACACAGAACTGTCCCAGAGAG GTCAGGTGTGGTCTGTCGAGTGAAATACTGCAACAGCCTGCCGGACATCCCGTTCGACCCCAAATTCATCACATACCCATTTGATCAGCACAG GTTTGTACAGTATAAAGCCACGTCTCTGGAGAAGCAGCACAAGCACGAGCTCCTGACCGAGCCGGACCTCGGCGTCACCATCGATCTCATCAACCCGGACACGTACCGCATAGACCCTAACA TACACTTGGATCCAGCTGATGAAAAACTGTTGGAAGAGGACATCCAAGCTCCGTCCAGCTCCAAGAG ATCCCAGCAGCACGCCAAGGTAGTGCCATGGATGAGAAAGACGGAATATATTTCCACGGAGTTCAACAGATACGGCGTCTCCAATGAGAAAGTGGAAGTCAA gaTTGGCGTGTCAGTCAAACAGCAGTTCACAGAAGAGGAAATCTACAAGGACAGAGACAGCCAAATCTCCGCCATCGAGAAGACATTTGAGGATGCACAGAAACCG ATTGTGCAGCACTACAGCAAACCCAGAGTTACCCCTGTGGAGGTTCTGCCCGCCTTCCCAGATTTCAAG ATGTGGATCAACCCGTGCGCTCAGGTCATCTTCGACTCGGATCCCGCTCCGAAAGACATGTCGGCGCTGGCGGGCGTGGAAATGATGTCTCAAGCCATGATCAG AGGCATGATGGACGAGGAAGGAAACCAGTTTGTGGCCTACTTCCTGCCCAACGAGGACACGCTTCGCAAGCGTAAACGGGACTTTGAGGAGGGGCTGGACTACATGCCGGAAGATCT TTACGACTACAAGATCGCCAGAGAGTACAACTGGAACGTGAAGAACAAAGCCAGCAAAGGCTACGAGGAGAACTACTTCTTCATCTTCAGAGATGGAGACGGGGTTTACTACAACGAGCTGGAAACGAG GGTGCGTCTAAGCAAGCGGCGGGCCAAAGCGGGCGCCCAGTCCACCACCAACGCCGTGCTGGTGTGTAAGCACAGAGACATGAACGAGAAGGAGCTGGAGGCCCAG GAAGCTCGTAAAGCTCAGCTGGAGAACCACGAGCCCGAGGACGAAGAGGAAGACATGGACATGGACAAGGACTCTG GTGACGAGAAAGAGCGAGGCAGCGGCAGCGAGGCCGAGAACTCCGCCAGCGATTCGGAcagagacgacgacgacgaggagcGGGCGAGGCGGGCGCCAGATGACGACGAAGAGGACGAAGACCGAGACAGGGCCAAGATCAGCAAGGACAGGAGGAGGCGGTCGAGCGGCGGCAGCGAGAGCGGCGAGGACCGCGCCCGCGAGATGCGCGACGAGGAGGAGATCTTCGgcagcgacgacgacgacgacagcgACAACGAGCCCAAGAGGAGAAGCAGCGGCGACGAGGGCAGCGATGATGATGAGGgaggagaaagaggaggaggaggaggaggcaacaGGAGTCGCAGCGCCTCGCCGGTTCCCAGCGAGCGCAGCAGCGAGCGCTCGGAGGCTCCGGCGCAGAGCGGGAGCGGCAGCGACAGGGTGTCGGATTCCAGCGACGCCAGTGACTCGGAATGA